Proteins from a genomic interval of Fusarium oxysporum Fo47 chromosome I, complete sequence:
- a CDS encoding cutinase-domain-containing protein, with translation MFSKSVLIALVPFAVAGPIAPRQGLGSGLGSGIPSFGGSTGGLPGLPSSGGSTGGLPSIPSLPSSGGSTGGLPSIPGLGSGGSSGGIPSIPGLPSSGGSTGGLPSLPIGGGGSSFLPGGSTGGDTTGDTSGSASTSAPASQPTGSSETPRAEGGSSTSPFGSFLGSAGGSSGGFGGSTQNGLSGDCKDVTVIFARGTTEMGNVGTAAGPPFFQALAQQLGSDKLAVQGVEYAASVGGIMQMGDQAGSQKMVSLVKEAYQRCPKTKVVMSGYSQGAMLVHNAAKSLPADTTSKIAAVVNFGDPFQRQAIQGVPADRVKIICHAGDGVCAGTAAITPDHLTYSQDANAAAQFVVSKVK, from the exons ATGTTCTCCAAGTCTGTTCTCATCGCCCTCGTGCCCTTTGCAGTGGCTGGTCCCATTGCTCCTCGACAGGGTCTCGGATCTGGCCTTGGCTCAGGTATTCCCAGCTTTGGAGGTTCCACGGGCGGTCTTCCTGGACTTCCCAGCTCTGGCGGTTCTACTGGTGGACTGCCCAGCATCCCAAGTCTTCCTAGCTCTGGAGGTTCAACTGGAGGACTTCCCAGTATCCCGGGTCTAGGCTCTGGTGGTTCATCTGGAGGCATTCCAAGCATTCCAGGTCTTCCTAGCTCTGGAGGCTCAACCGGTGGTCTTCCCAGTCTCCCTATTGGAGGTGGTGGCTCAAGCTTCCTTCCAGGAGGCTCTACTGGTGGAGACACCACAGGAGACACCTCCGGCAGTGCTTCAACCAGCGCTCCCGCTTCTCAGCCCACAGGCTCTAGCGAGACTCCTCGCGCTGAGGGCGGTTCATCCACCTCTCCCTTCGGCAGCTTCCTTGGATCTGCAGGTGGCAGCAGCGGTGGCTTTGGTGGTTCCACTCAGAATGGTCTCAGCGGCGACTGCAAGGACGTAACTGTCATCTTCGCCCGCGGTACCACTGAAATGGGCAACGTCGGCACTGCTGCCGGACCTCCTTTCTTCCAGGCTCTTGCTCAACAGCTCGGAAGCGACAAGCTCGCTGTCCAAGGTGTTGAGTATGCCGCCAGTGTTGGTGGTATCATGCAGATGGGTGACCAGGCCGGTTCCCAGAAGAT GGTGAGTCTTGTTAAGGAGGCTTACCAGAGGTGccccaagaccaaggtcgTCATGTCTGGATACTCGCAGGGTGCTATGCTGGTTCACAACGCAGCAAAATCTCTCCCTGCCGATACCACTAGCAAGATTGCTGCCGTTGTCAACTTTGGCGATCCTT TCCAGCGACAGGCTATCCAGGGTGTTCCCGCTGACCGCGTCAAGATCATCTGCCACGCTGGCGATGGTGTTTGTGCCGGTACTGCTGCTATCACCCCTGACCACTTGACTTACAGCCAGGATGCCAACGCTGCTGCTCAGTTTGTCGTTAGCAAGGTCAAATAA
- a CDS encoding Alpha/Beta hydrolase protein: MIDHVLGRPSVKSRRLQVLAVLTFWSAYLVKGHKHGPPGAQLLSRLFSKRLTAWQTVVITMIYLYAARNFSTLVGLASPEPMANMYDATYYRATWVLTALDAGFWTAMKIKTKWLRDMASIVFSLFYLVAAEKADEKVRKVRGMITVEHLRVSWNKGTSPYLSFFQGLMRPRFMRWPPRQIRIPRPADSDYKEPILAWLYYDGPLSDLHRHDRLILDIPGGGFVAMDPRCNDDKLFSWAAKSALPILSLDYKKAPEFPYPYALNECFDVYRTIVNTKGRCIGLPGTEVPRIIVTGDSAGGNLAVASTLMIMETRHPAFRRPGQTELPAPDGLVCFYPALDMNIGNWMTDEQMSLIKDRKMRKTNRRIMRRKSMQYNELVGTPHHSDDEEDGSPPPHTKLSALTTKEALIAASQGPRSPHPEFSHVGPRSLSLPKDAAETNEKKSSHHPEPMKTRLATSSMISYFNDRVLTPEMMRAMIILYIGAHNRPDFSQDYLLSPVLAPEALLVDFPKTYFMTGERDPLVDDTVIFAGRLRRAKEAAFVQEQSGRHQNAEFNDRDAAEVMLIPGTSHGFMQFPTVYPPAWRHFERCIDWFDQLFDHAEVMRVRKDRQARAARPQTNGFGINGDGRHHMRTESSEEDRPLEISMTKMNQRRSSNQTTPQKSPDLNGGSESGDTTPRAHTNGTSLSNGDKNAKRRKSVGLSKSKNRNKSLVKLKSSDDLLGRRMQGLASGLTGMGDDD; this comes from the exons ATGATAGACCACGTCTTAGGACGGCCTTCAGTCAAGTCTCGACGACTTCAGGTCCTCGCGGTCTTGACTTTTTGGTCTGCCTATTTAGTAAA AGGCCACAAACATGGCCCTCCCGGCGCTCAGTTGCTCTCGAGACTCTTTTCCAAGCGTCTGACAGCATGGCAAACCGTCGTGATAACGATGATCTATCTGTACGCCGCCCGAAATTTCAGCACCCTAGTCGGACTCGCGAGCCCAGAGCCCATGGCCAATATGTACGATGCCACATACTACCGAGCTACATGGGTCTTGACTGCGCTGGACGCTGGCTTCTGGACGGCCATGAAGATCAAGACAAAATGGTTGCGCGATATGGCGAGCATCgtcttctcgctcttctACCTCGTTGCTGCTGAAAAGGCAGACGAAAAGGTCCGAAAGGTCCGGGGTATGATTACTGTTGAACATCTGCGAGTGTCCTGGAATAAGGGCACCTCACCGTATTTGAGTTTCTTTCAAGGACTCATGCGACCTCGTTTCATGCGATGGCCTCCGAGACAGATCCGAATTCCACGGCCCGCCGATAGCGACTACAAAGAACCCATCCTTGCTTGGCTGTATTACGATGGGCCATTATCAGATCTTCACCGTCACGATAGGCTGATTCTTGATATTCCCGGTGGTGGGTTTGTTGCCATGGACCCTCGCTGTAACGACGACAAGCTGTTCTCATGGGCTGCCAAGTCAGCTTTGCCGATCCTCAGTCTCGACTATAAGAAGGCACCTGAGTTCCCGTATCCATATGCACTGAATGAGTGCTTCGATGTTTACAGAACTATTGTAAACACCAAGGGTCGATGTATAGGTCTACCAGGCACAGAAGTCCCTCGAATCATCGTCACAGGAGACAGCGCTGGAGGAAACCTGGCGGTTGCTTCAACGTTGATGATCATGGAGACGAGACATCCAGCGTTCCGCAGACCAGGTCAAACAGAACTGCCAGCTCCTGACGGACTTGTCTGCTTCTATCCAGCTTTGGATATGAACATCGGCAACTGGATGACAGATGAGCAGATGTCTCTGATCAAAGATCGAAAGATGAGGAAAACGAATAGAAGAATCATGCGCCGCAAGAGCATGCAGTATAATGAGCTCGTGGGAACTCCTCATCACTctgatgacgaagaagatggttcACCACCACCGCACACCAAGTTGAGCGCTCTGACGACGAAAGAGGCCTTGATTGCGGCATCTCAAGGACCTAGAAGCCCACACCCTGAGTTCTCTCATGTTGGTCCTCGATCGTTGAGTCTCCCGAAAGATGCAGCTGAGACCAatgagaagaagtcatcTCATCACCCTGAACCGATGAAGACGCGACTGGCCACTTCATCGATGATCTCTTACTTCAACGATCGAGTTCTTACGCccgagatgatgagagccatgattatcttatatatcgGTGCTCATAACCGACCTGATTTCAGCCAGGACTACCTTCTCAGCCCTGTGTTGGCGCCCGAGGCCTTGCTGGTTGACTTTCCCAAGACATACTTTATGACTGGAGAGCGAGATCCTCTGGTTGATGATACGGTCATCTTTGCGGGACGACTTCGCCGTGCTAAAGAGGCTGCATTTGTTCAGGAACAATCAGGAAGACACCAGAATGCCGAGTTCAATGACAGAGACGCAGCTGAGGTGATGTTGATCCCCGGGACATCTCATGGTTTCATGCAGTTCCCAACTGTGTATCCTCCTGCTTGGAGACACTTTGAGAGATGCATCGATTGGTTCGACCAACTCTTCGACCACGCAGAAGTCATGCGTGTTCGCAAAGACAGACAAGCCCGAGCCGCCAGGCCCCAAACCAACGGCTTCGGAATCAACGGCGACGGTCGTCATCACATGCGCACCGAATCCAGCGAAGAAGATCGACCCCTCGAGATCAGCATGACAAAGATGAACCAGCGACGCAGCTCCAACCAAACAACACCCCAGAAAAGTCCCGACCTCAACGGCGGCAGTGAAAGCGGCGACACGACACCACGAGCGCACACCAACGGAACCTCTTTATCAAACGGCGATAAGAACGCCAAGAGACGCAAGAGTGTGGGTCtcagcaagagcaagaataGAAACAAGAGCCTTGTTAAGCTCAAGAGTTCTGATGATCTGCTGGGGAGACGTATGCAGGGACTCGCGAGCGGGTTGACGGGGATGGGCGATGACGACTAG